From Miscanthus floridulus cultivar M001 chromosome 15, ASM1932011v1, whole genome shotgun sequence, the proteins below share one genomic window:
- the LOC136508383 gene encoding uncharacterized protein gives MSAAATFFFILSAYFVVLPLRDEGAISLGLDTLRGLFAGSLLLTVVAAPIASLAFSLPSIPKPKALVMIHRFFSISLLAFFVLWYTSTPGQSGTTSQSSEGGSDKPAGWRNQSWFYIVVRISLFLWVALLNLITISVNLGKGN, from the exons ATGAGTGCGGCCGCCACCTTCTTCTTC ATCCTGAGCGCCTACTTCGTGGTGCTGCCGCTGCGGGACGAGGGCGCCATCTCCCTGGGGCTCGACACCCTCCGGGGCCTCTTCGCCGGCTCCCTCCTCCTCACCGTCGTCGCTGCCCCCATCGCCTCCCTCGCCTTCTCCCTCCCCTCCATCCCCAAGCCCAAG GCTTTGGTGATGATACACAGATTTTTCAGCATATCTCTTCTTGCATTTTTTGTGCTTTGGTATACCTCTACACCGGGGCAGTCAGGAACTACCTCCCAG TCAAGTGAAGGAGGTTCAGATAAACCTGCAGGATGGAGAAATCAGAGCTGGTTCTACATAGTTGTGAGAATAAGTTTGTTTCTTTGG GTTGCTTTGCTAAATCTCATTACAATATCAGTCAACTTGGGCAAgggtaattga